One Coregonus clupeaformis isolate EN_2021a chromosome 33, ASM2061545v1, whole genome shotgun sequence DNA window includes the following coding sequences:
- the LOC121548551 gene encoding brain-enriched guanylate kinase-associated protein isoform X1 has protein sequence MKKIYIGKTALKVSRNGSKHQKKSSLQEQKEDLRKHLSYTTHKLELLESEFDSTRQYLETELRRAQEELDKFTDKLRRIQSSYSALQRINQDLEDKIHRNSQHHDDEKRALSREIIVLNNHLMEAKLTIEKLQEDNDLYRKDCNLATQLLQCNKSHYRTQLSELPVEFQERVTMHMDGSPLCHTAYADSVPASVIAKVLEKPDEACSGSQASSSSSPQPQDQRFLLDTLDRDERLGLRAAYKSDLYSSDTALYCPVDQNRERRPSMDVHSQRKLLYGPQNSMDSNPEEGPLLGLRSGFSQECFAKFPTSLGPTSGSSYSSFSGGGSDDNKGNGPPSSTASTPHHHSLYMDWRDGGDYERKSNSSWERDSPSGGGFAKVHAVFQQAGEHGGAHHQNGSSPVYSRTMSSCFSEPYEPLPPSSSPSVAYGDSRRGSTLAPEEEELIGRWRQLSAEDINSHSYCSPGRASPYSFSEQHFSVQPTKIRLGPLYSSFQEGADYYQGVVGPIMDPSVCFSTPSPECSPVGGLRQSHQSHTQQAQQTHLYRAKEDSQETEHSLYHSGSPKDREGSFDVEGAAGGGGGAGQAKEYVDISPNSSNESLNQRSLEMAAELQQLYQSEMQPPSPPQGSPPPPPPPPCSPPPHYHNFGTLGLSRKDSLTKAQLYGTLLN, from the exons ATGAAAAAGATTTATATCGGCAAAACGGCGCTAAAAGTCTCCCGAAATGGCAGTAAACATCAGAAAAAGAG CTCTTTGCAGGAACAGAAAGAGGACCTCCGGAAGCATCTGTCCTACACCACCCACAAGCTGGAGCTGCTAGAGAGCGAGTTTGACTCCACGCGCCAGTACCTGGAGACAGAGCTACGCCGTGCCCAGGAGGAACTCGACAAGTTTACAGACAAACTACGCAG AATACAAAGCAGCTACTCAGCACTGCAGAGGATCAACCAGGACCTGGAGGATAAGATCCATAGAAAT TCTCAGCACCATGACGACGAGAAGAGAGCCCTGAGCAGAGAGATCATCGTGCTCAACAACCACCTGATGGAGGCCAAGCTGACCATTGAAAAACTGCAAGAGGACAAT GACCTGTACAGGAAAGACTGTAACCTAGCCACCCAGCTGCTCCAGTGCAACAAGTCCCATTATAGGACCCAGCTTTCTGAG ttgcCTGTTGAATTCCAGGAACGCGTGACCATGCACATGGATGGCTCACCTCTTTGCCACACCGCCTACGCCGACTCCGTCCCCGCCTCTGTTATCGCCAAGGTGCTAGAGAAGCCCGACGAGGCCTGCAGCGGCAGCCAAGCCTCCAGCTCGTCTAGCCCCCAGCCCCAGGACCAACGGTTCCTCCTGGACACCCTGGACAGAGACGAGCGCCTGGGCCTCCGAGCGGCATACAAGTCAGACCTCTACAGCAGCGACACAGCCCTGTACTGCCCGGTCGATCAGAACCGCGAGCGCAGGCCAAGCATGGACGTCCACAGCCAGAGGAAGCTGCTCTACGGCCCCCAGAACTCCATGGACAGTAACCCAGAGGAGGGTCCGTTGTTGGGGCTGAGGTCTGGCTTCTCCCAGGAGTGCTTTGCTAAGTTCCCCACCTCTCTGGGCCCTACCTCAGGGAGCTCCTACTCCAGCTTCAGCGGAGGGGGCTCAGACGACAACAAAGGCAATGGCCCCCCCAGCAGCACAGCCTCCACTCCCCACCACCACTCCCTCTACATGGactggagggatgggggagactATGAGAGGAAGAGCAACTCCTCCTGGGAGAGGGACAGTCCCAGCGGGGGCGGCTTCGCCAAGGTCCATGCCGTCTTCCAGCAGGCTGGCGAGCATGGTGGAGCACACCACCAGAACGGCAGCTCGCCCGTCTACAGTCGCACCATGTCCTCGTGCTTCAGCGAGCCCTACGAACCCCTCCCGCCCTCCTCCTCGCCAAGTGTTGCCTACGGAGACAGCCGCCGCGGCAGCACGCTGGCgccagaggaggaggagctgaTTGGCCGCTGGAGGCAGCTGAGCGCGGAGGACATAAACTCCCACTCATACTGCTCGCCCGGCCGGGCCTCGCCCTACAGCTTCTCTGAGCAGCACTTCTCAGTTCAGCCCACCAAGATCCGACTTGGACCCCTCTACAGCAGCTTCCAGGAGGGGGCCGACTACTACCAGGGAGTGGTAGGACCCATCATGGACCCCTCGGTGTGCTTCTCCACGCCCAGCCCCGAGTGCAGCCCTGTGGGGGGCCTCCGTCAGTCCCATCAGTCCCACACCCAGCAGGCCCAGCAGACCCATCTCTACCGGGCCAAGGAGGACAGCCAGGAGACGGAGCACAGCCTCTACCACTCAGGGAGCCCCAAGGACAGGGAGGGCAGCTTTGACGTGGAGGGGGCCgcgggaggaggtggaggagcggGGCAGGCCAAGGAGTACGTGGACATCAGCCCCAACAGCTCCAATGAGTCCCTAAACCAGAGGTCCCTGGAGATGGCTGCCGAGCTGCAGCAGCTCTACCAGTCCGAGATGCAGCCCCCTTCGCCCCCCCAGGGCAGTCCACCACCGCCCCCGCCACCACCTTGTTCCCCTCCACCGCATTACCACAATTTTGGCACATTGGGACTTTCCAGAAAGGACAGTCTCACCAAAGCCCAGCTGTATGGAACACTTCTGAACTGA
- the LOC121548551 gene encoding brain-enriched guanylate kinase-associated protein isoform X2, with protein sequence MRLCVSTKGSSLQEQKEDLRKHLSYTTHKLELLESEFDSTRQYLETELRRAQEELDKFTDKLRRIQSSYSALQRINQDLEDKIHRNSQHHDDEKRALSREIIVLNNHLMEAKLTIEKLQEDNDLYRKDCNLATQLLQCNKSHYRTQLSELPVEFQERVTMHMDGSPLCHTAYADSVPASVIAKVLEKPDEACSGSQASSSSSPQPQDQRFLLDTLDRDERLGLRAAYKSDLYSSDTALYCPVDQNRERRPSMDVHSQRKLLYGPQNSMDSNPEEGPLLGLRSGFSQECFAKFPTSLGPTSGSSYSSFSGGGSDDNKGNGPPSSTASTPHHHSLYMDWRDGGDYERKSNSSWERDSPSGGGFAKVHAVFQQAGEHGGAHHQNGSSPVYSRTMSSCFSEPYEPLPPSSSPSVAYGDSRRGSTLAPEEEELIGRWRQLSAEDINSHSYCSPGRASPYSFSEQHFSVQPTKIRLGPLYSSFQEGADYYQGVVGPIMDPSVCFSTPSPECSPVGGLRQSHQSHTQQAQQTHLYRAKEDSQETEHSLYHSGSPKDREGSFDVEGAAGGGGGAGQAKEYVDISPNSSNESLNQRSLEMAAELQQLYQSEMQPPSPPQGSPPPPPPPPCSPPPHYHNFGTLGLSRKDSLTKAQLYGTLLN encoded by the exons CTCTTTGCAGGAACAGAAAGAGGACCTCCGGAAGCATCTGTCCTACACCACCCACAAGCTGGAGCTGCTAGAGAGCGAGTTTGACTCCACGCGCCAGTACCTGGAGACAGAGCTACGCCGTGCCCAGGAGGAACTCGACAAGTTTACAGACAAACTACGCAG AATACAAAGCAGCTACTCAGCACTGCAGAGGATCAACCAGGACCTGGAGGATAAGATCCATAGAAAT TCTCAGCACCATGACGACGAGAAGAGAGCCCTGAGCAGAGAGATCATCGTGCTCAACAACCACCTGATGGAGGCCAAGCTGACCATTGAAAAACTGCAAGAGGACAAT GACCTGTACAGGAAAGACTGTAACCTAGCCACCCAGCTGCTCCAGTGCAACAAGTCCCATTATAGGACCCAGCTTTCTGAG ttgcCTGTTGAATTCCAGGAACGCGTGACCATGCACATGGATGGCTCACCTCTTTGCCACACCGCCTACGCCGACTCCGTCCCCGCCTCTGTTATCGCCAAGGTGCTAGAGAAGCCCGACGAGGCCTGCAGCGGCAGCCAAGCCTCCAGCTCGTCTAGCCCCCAGCCCCAGGACCAACGGTTCCTCCTGGACACCCTGGACAGAGACGAGCGCCTGGGCCTCCGAGCGGCATACAAGTCAGACCTCTACAGCAGCGACACAGCCCTGTACTGCCCGGTCGATCAGAACCGCGAGCGCAGGCCAAGCATGGACGTCCACAGCCAGAGGAAGCTGCTCTACGGCCCCCAGAACTCCATGGACAGTAACCCAGAGGAGGGTCCGTTGTTGGGGCTGAGGTCTGGCTTCTCCCAGGAGTGCTTTGCTAAGTTCCCCACCTCTCTGGGCCCTACCTCAGGGAGCTCCTACTCCAGCTTCAGCGGAGGGGGCTCAGACGACAACAAAGGCAATGGCCCCCCCAGCAGCACAGCCTCCACTCCCCACCACCACTCCCTCTACATGGactggagggatgggggagactATGAGAGGAAGAGCAACTCCTCCTGGGAGAGGGACAGTCCCAGCGGGGGCGGCTTCGCCAAGGTCCATGCCGTCTTCCAGCAGGCTGGCGAGCATGGTGGAGCACACCACCAGAACGGCAGCTCGCCCGTCTACAGTCGCACCATGTCCTCGTGCTTCAGCGAGCCCTACGAACCCCTCCCGCCCTCCTCCTCGCCAAGTGTTGCCTACGGAGACAGCCGCCGCGGCAGCACGCTGGCgccagaggaggaggagctgaTTGGCCGCTGGAGGCAGCTGAGCGCGGAGGACATAAACTCCCACTCATACTGCTCGCCCGGCCGGGCCTCGCCCTACAGCTTCTCTGAGCAGCACTTCTCAGTTCAGCCCACCAAGATCCGACTTGGACCCCTCTACAGCAGCTTCCAGGAGGGGGCCGACTACTACCAGGGAGTGGTAGGACCCATCATGGACCCCTCGGTGTGCTTCTCCACGCCCAGCCCCGAGTGCAGCCCTGTGGGGGGCCTCCGTCAGTCCCATCAGTCCCACACCCAGCAGGCCCAGCAGACCCATCTCTACCGGGCCAAGGAGGACAGCCAGGAGACGGAGCACAGCCTCTACCACTCAGGGAGCCCCAAGGACAGGGAGGGCAGCTTTGACGTGGAGGGGGCCgcgggaggaggtggaggagcggGGCAGGCCAAGGAGTACGTGGACATCAGCCCCAACAGCTCCAATGAGTCCCTAAACCAGAGGTCCCTGGAGATGGCTGCCGAGCTGCAGCAGCTCTACCAGTCCGAGATGCAGCCCCCTTCGCCCCCCCAGGGCAGTCCACCACCGCCCCCGCCACCACCTTGTTCCCCTCCACCGCATTACCACAATTTTGGCACATTGGGACTTTCCAGAAAGGACAGTCTCACCAAAGCCCAGCTGTATGGAACACTTCTGAACTGA
- the LOC121548551 gene encoding brain-enriched guanylate kinase-associated protein isoform X3, which yields MNTISSLQEQKEDLRKHLSYTTHKLELLESEFDSTRQYLETELRRAQEELDKFTDKLRRIQSSYSALQRINQDLEDKIHRNSQHHDDEKRALSREIIVLNNHLMEAKLTIEKLQEDNDLYRKDCNLATQLLQCNKSHYRTQLSELPVEFQERVTMHMDGSPLCHTAYADSVPASVIAKVLEKPDEACSGSQASSSSSPQPQDQRFLLDTLDRDERLGLRAAYKSDLYSSDTALYCPVDQNRERRPSMDVHSQRKLLYGPQNSMDSNPEEGPLLGLRSGFSQECFAKFPTSLGPTSGSSYSSFSGGGSDDNKGNGPPSSTASTPHHHSLYMDWRDGGDYERKSNSSWERDSPSGGGFAKVHAVFQQAGEHGGAHHQNGSSPVYSRTMSSCFSEPYEPLPPSSSPSVAYGDSRRGSTLAPEEEELIGRWRQLSAEDINSHSYCSPGRASPYSFSEQHFSVQPTKIRLGPLYSSFQEGADYYQGVVGPIMDPSVCFSTPSPECSPVGGLRQSHQSHTQQAQQTHLYRAKEDSQETEHSLYHSGSPKDREGSFDVEGAAGGGGGAGQAKEYVDISPNSSNESLNQRSLEMAAELQQLYQSEMQPPSPPQGSPPPPPPPPCSPPPHYHNFGTLGLSRKDSLTKAQLYGTLLN from the exons CTCTTTGCAGGAACAGAAAGAGGACCTCCGGAAGCATCTGTCCTACACCACCCACAAGCTGGAGCTGCTAGAGAGCGAGTTTGACTCCACGCGCCAGTACCTGGAGACAGAGCTACGCCGTGCCCAGGAGGAACTCGACAAGTTTACAGACAAACTACGCAG AATACAAAGCAGCTACTCAGCACTGCAGAGGATCAACCAGGACCTGGAGGATAAGATCCATAGAAAT TCTCAGCACCATGACGACGAGAAGAGAGCCCTGAGCAGAGAGATCATCGTGCTCAACAACCACCTGATGGAGGCCAAGCTGACCATTGAAAAACTGCAAGAGGACAAT GACCTGTACAGGAAAGACTGTAACCTAGCCACCCAGCTGCTCCAGTGCAACAAGTCCCATTATAGGACCCAGCTTTCTGAG ttgcCTGTTGAATTCCAGGAACGCGTGACCATGCACATGGATGGCTCACCTCTTTGCCACACCGCCTACGCCGACTCCGTCCCCGCCTCTGTTATCGCCAAGGTGCTAGAGAAGCCCGACGAGGCCTGCAGCGGCAGCCAAGCCTCCAGCTCGTCTAGCCCCCAGCCCCAGGACCAACGGTTCCTCCTGGACACCCTGGACAGAGACGAGCGCCTGGGCCTCCGAGCGGCATACAAGTCAGACCTCTACAGCAGCGACACAGCCCTGTACTGCCCGGTCGATCAGAACCGCGAGCGCAGGCCAAGCATGGACGTCCACAGCCAGAGGAAGCTGCTCTACGGCCCCCAGAACTCCATGGACAGTAACCCAGAGGAGGGTCCGTTGTTGGGGCTGAGGTCTGGCTTCTCCCAGGAGTGCTTTGCTAAGTTCCCCACCTCTCTGGGCCCTACCTCAGGGAGCTCCTACTCCAGCTTCAGCGGAGGGGGCTCAGACGACAACAAAGGCAATGGCCCCCCCAGCAGCACAGCCTCCACTCCCCACCACCACTCCCTCTACATGGactggagggatgggggagactATGAGAGGAAGAGCAACTCCTCCTGGGAGAGGGACAGTCCCAGCGGGGGCGGCTTCGCCAAGGTCCATGCCGTCTTCCAGCAGGCTGGCGAGCATGGTGGAGCACACCACCAGAACGGCAGCTCGCCCGTCTACAGTCGCACCATGTCCTCGTGCTTCAGCGAGCCCTACGAACCCCTCCCGCCCTCCTCCTCGCCAAGTGTTGCCTACGGAGACAGCCGCCGCGGCAGCACGCTGGCgccagaggaggaggagctgaTTGGCCGCTGGAGGCAGCTGAGCGCGGAGGACATAAACTCCCACTCATACTGCTCGCCCGGCCGGGCCTCGCCCTACAGCTTCTCTGAGCAGCACTTCTCAGTTCAGCCCACCAAGATCCGACTTGGACCCCTCTACAGCAGCTTCCAGGAGGGGGCCGACTACTACCAGGGAGTGGTAGGACCCATCATGGACCCCTCGGTGTGCTTCTCCACGCCCAGCCCCGAGTGCAGCCCTGTGGGGGGCCTCCGTCAGTCCCATCAGTCCCACACCCAGCAGGCCCAGCAGACCCATCTCTACCGGGCCAAGGAGGACAGCCAGGAGACGGAGCACAGCCTCTACCACTCAGGGAGCCCCAAGGACAGGGAGGGCAGCTTTGACGTGGAGGGGGCCgcgggaggaggtggaggagcggGGCAGGCCAAGGAGTACGTGGACATCAGCCCCAACAGCTCCAATGAGTCCCTAAACCAGAGGTCCCTGGAGATGGCTGCCGAGCTGCAGCAGCTCTACCAGTCCGAGATGCAGCCCCCTTCGCCCCCCCAGGGCAGTCCACCACCGCCCCCGCCACCACCTTGTTCCCCTCCACCGCATTACCACAATTTTGGCACATTGGGACTTTCCAGAAAGGACAGTCTCACCAAAGCCCAGCTGTATGGAACACTTCTGAACTGA
- the LOC121549214 gene encoding retinol dehydrogenase 14: MSAAIIVAAVVGGGILLIVRRMFPRKKAVELLRYPADMMRGKTVIVTGANSGIGKAVAGELLKLQARVIMACRDQQMAEEAAQEIKKQAGPEHGEVVIKHLDLASLQSVRSFCEEILKEEQQVNVLINNAGIYQCPYTKTKEGFEMQLGVNHLGHFLLTHLLLDLLKRSSPSRIVVVSSKLYKYGSIKFDDLNSEISYNKAFCYSQSKLANLLFTHELARRLEEEGVTGVTVNALTPGIVRTRLGRHIHIPFLAKPLFHLASLAFFKSPLEGAQTPLYLACSPDVEGVVGKCFANCEEEELMPKATDDQAAKRLWDLSETMVGIKTH; this comes from the exons ATGTCAGCTGCGATTATTGTGGCTGCTGTTGTCGGCGGTGGAATACTGCTAATTGTTCGCCGAATGTTCCCCCGTAAGAAAGCAGTCGAGTTGCTACGGTACCCGGCCGATATGATGCGGGGAAAGACGGTAATTGTGACCGGGGCTAACAGCGGCATAGGGAAGGCCGTGGCCGGGGAGCTGCTCAAACTCCAGGCCCGGGTGATCATGGCCTGTCGGGACCAGCAGATGGCGGAGGAAGCAGCGCAGGAGATCAAGAAGCAAGCAGGGCCAGAGCACGGAGAGGTGGTGATCAAACACCTGGACCTCGCCTCGCTTCAGTCTGTGAGGAGCTTTTGCGAGGAGATCCTGAAG GAAGAACAACAAGTCAACGTGCTCATCAACAATGCAGGCATCTACCAGTGTCCCTACACAAAGACAAAGGAGGGTTTTGAGATGCAGCTGGGGGTCAACCACCTGGGTCACTTCCTCCTCACCCACCTCCTCCTGGACCTCCTCAAGCGCTCCTCCCCCAGCCGCATCGTGGTGGTTTCCTCTAAGCTCTACAAGTATGGCAGCATCAAGTTCGATGACCTCAACAG TGAGATAAGCTACAACAAAGCCTTCTGCTACAGCCAGAGCAAGCTGGCTAATCTGCTCTTCACCCACGAGCTGGCCCGGCGCCTGGAGGAGGAGGGCGTCACCGGGGTAACGGTCAACGCCCTCACCCCAGGCATCGTGAGGACCAGGCTGGGCAGGCACATCCACATCCCCTTCCTGGCCAAACCTCTCTTCCACCTGGCCTCGCTGGCCTTCTTCAAGAGCCCACTGGAGGGCGCTCAGACGCCACTCTACCTGGCGTGTTCGCCCGACGTGGAGGGCGTGGTGGGGAAGTGCTTCGCTAACTGCGAGGAGGAGGAGCTGATGCCCAAGGCGACGGACGATCAGGCGGCCAAGAGACTGTGGGACCTGAGTGAGACCATGGTGGGGATTAAAACTCACTAA
- the LOC121548552 gene encoding cysteine-rich protein 2 → MASKCPKCDKTVYFAEKVTSLGKDWHQFCLKCERCNKTLNPGGHAEHDGTPYCHKPCYAALFGPKGVNIGGAGSYVYEAPVNDTPASVSTETEAKPEEKKAHARGPVKAASFSTFSGEPSKCPRCSKTVYFAEKVTSLGKDWHRPCLRCERCSKTLAPGSHAEHDGQAYCHKPCYATLFGPKGVNTGGVGSYIYDEPSAEAETEAQP, encoded by the exons ATGGCATCGAAATGTCCTAAATGCGACAAGACGGTTTATTTTG CGGAGAAGGTGACATCTCTGGGGAAAGACTGGCACCAGTTCTGTCTGAAATGTGAGCGTTGTAACAAGACCCTGAACCCAGGGGGCCATGCTGAG CATGATGGAACTCCGTACTGCCACAAGCCGTGCTATGCTGCCCTCTTTGGACCAAAAG GTGTGAACATTGGAGGTGCTGGCTCTTATGTCTACGAGGCTCCTGTCAACGATACCCCTGCCAGTGTTTCCACGGAAACAGAGGCCAAACCTGAGGAGAAGAAAGCTCATGCCAGAGGCCCAGTGAAGG CCGCAAGCTTCTCAACTTTCTCTGGAGAACCCAGTAAATGTCCAAGGTGCAGCAAGACGGTGTATTTCG ctgagAAGGTGACGTCCCTGGGGAAGGACTGGCATCGACCCTGTCTGCGCTGTGAGAGATGCAGCAAGACCTTGGCCCCAGGCAGTCATGCAGAG catgatgggCAGGCCTACTGCCACAAACCATGCTACGCCACCCTGTTTGGGCCCAAAG GGGTGAACACTGGAGGTGTAGGGAGCTACATCTACGATGAACCCAGCGCTGAGGCAGAGACTGAGGCCCAGCCTTGA
- the LOC121549215 gene encoding uncharacterized protein LOC121549215, whose amino-acid sequence MSKSCPELLREAANLIEEALSRSPTAPAAPVTPAAQSQQIPAAQSRTPVQAEVARLFAPYNIGARRNMTRRPAQVQVSRRSYTHTVCCLADHNADKIPSVLFKAELLTSGLGEQKVTFSGNDHDPMVITNKLMEVFPKLQQGGGFEFLKLVGSTRSRNLALLQCPSTGYTLAYLKDPSTMIGQATIYIRPLQQDLPLDCESSCPASGPVIPSITCQKEVPFSEMKLHRLSCNGTPMQESEREQEGGQSEENDSETALVSDSVPVRPETSAESAVVPAVIVNEELDRKETDSGLCHHNSVAIRLCVTEKLIER is encoded by the exons ATGTCTAAAAGTTGCCCGGAGCTGCTGAGAGAAGCAGCGAATTTGATTGAGGAAGCTCTGAGCAGAAGTCCAACGGCTCCCGCGGCACCGGTGACTCCGGCAGCTCAGTCACAGCAGATACCGGCCGCTCAATCACGTACACCTGTCCAAG CGGAGGTAGCAAGGCTCTTTGCGCCATATAACATTGGAGCCAGAAGGAATATGACGAGACGACCAGCACAAGTCCAAGTTAGCCGAAGaagctacacacacactgtctgttgtTTGGCTGACCACAATGCGGATAAAATTCCAAGCGTACTGTTTAAAGCTGAACTTCTTACTTCAGGACTTGGAGAGCAAAAAGTAACATTTTCAG gGAATGACCACGATCCCAtggttataacaaataaactgatGGAAGTGTTTCCGAAGCTCCAACAAGGGGGAGGCTTTGAATTTCTAAAACTTGTAGGATCTACTCGCAGTCGAAATCTTGCGTTGCTTCAGTGTCCCAGCACTGGATACACCCTTGCCTATCTGAAAGATCCATCGACGATGATTGGACAGGCTACAATCTACATACGTCCACTTCAACAGGATCTACCCTTAGAttgt gagAGCTCATGTCCTGCCTCTGGTCCAGTCATCCCCTCCATCACTTGTCAGAAGGAAGTTCCCTTTTCAGAGATGAAGCTGCACAGATTGAGCTGCAATGG GACACCCATGCAGGAATCAGAAAGAGAACAAGAGGGAGGCCAAAGTGAAGAAAATGATAGTGAGACAGCCCTAgtcagtgacagtgttccagtgaGGCCTGAAACATCAGCTGAGAGTGCAGTAGTACCGGCAGTGATTGTCAACGAGGAGTTGGATCGCAAAGAAACAGACAGTGGTTTGTGTCATCACAATAGTGTTGCTATAAGATTGTGTGTAACTGAAAAGTTAATAGAAAGATAA